A single Strix aluco isolate bStrAlu1 chromosome 20, bStrAlu1.hap1, whole genome shotgun sequence DNA region contains:
- the RGS3 gene encoding regulator of G-protein signaling 3 isoform X3 has translation MPFFRDLSKPQPLEFHAEMLLGVQRPHNGSLQRRHTMKEAKDMKNRLGIFRRRNESPGANPSGKLDKVLKSLKPTPEEALKWGDSLEKLLLHKYGLAAFRAFLRTEFSEENLEFWLACEEFKKIKSQSKMVSKAKKIFAEYIAIQSCKEVNLDSYTREHTKENLQNITRSCFDLAQKRIYGLMEKDSYPRFLRSDLYLDIINQKKGSSPL, from the exons ATGCCCTTTTTCCGCGACCTTTCCAAGCCCCAGCCGCTGGAGTTTCACGCAGAGATGCTGCTGGGCGTGCAGAGACCCCACAACGGCAGCCTGCAGCGCCGGCACACCATGAAGGA AGCCAAGGACATGAAGAACCGGCTAGGGATTTTTCGGCGGCGAAACGAGTCCCCAGGGGCCAACCCCTCCGGCAAGCTGGACAAAGTGCTCAAATCACTCAA GCCCACTCCTGAGGAAGCTCTCAAGTGGGGGGACTccctggagaagctgctgctgcacaaAT ACGGGCTCGCTGCCTTCAGGGCCTTCCTGCGCACCGAGTTCAGCGAGGAGAACCTGGAGTTCTGGCTGGCCTGTGAGGAGTTCAAGAAGATCAAATCCCAGTCCAAGATGGTCTCCAAGGCCAAGAAGATCTTCGCTGAGTACATCGCCATTCAGTCCTGCAAGGAG GTCAACCTGGACTCCTACACACGAGAGCACACCAAGGAGAACCTGCAGAACATCACCCGCAGCTGCTTCGACCTCGCGCAGAAGAGGATTTATGGGCTCATGGAGAAGGACTCGTACCCCCGCTTCCTCCGCTCTGACTTGTACTTAGACATAATTAACCAGAAGAAAGGCAGCTCCCCACTGTAG
- the RGS3 gene encoding regulator of G-protein signaling 3 isoform X4, with the protein MYHAMVDFSEKYLERAKDMKNRLGIFRRRNESPGANPSGKLDKVLKSLKPTPEEALKWGDSLEKLLLHKYGLAAFRAFLRTEFSEENLEFWLACEEFKKIKSQSKMVSKAKKIFAEYIAIQSCKEVNLDSYTREHTKENLQNITRSCFDLAQKRIYGLMEKDSYPRFLRSDLYLDIINQKKGSSPL; encoded by the exons ATGTACCACGCGATGGTggacttttctgaaaaatacctgGAAAG AGCCAAGGACATGAAGAACCGGCTAGGGATTTTTCGGCGGCGAAACGAGTCCCCAGGGGCCAACCCCTCCGGCAAGCTGGACAAAGTGCTCAAATCACTCAA GCCCACTCCTGAGGAAGCTCTCAAGTGGGGGGACTccctggagaagctgctgctgcacaaAT ACGGGCTCGCTGCCTTCAGGGCCTTCCTGCGCACCGAGTTCAGCGAGGAGAACCTGGAGTTCTGGCTGGCCTGTGAGGAGTTCAAGAAGATCAAATCCCAGTCCAAGATGGTCTCCAAGGCCAAGAAGATCTTCGCTGAGTACATCGCCATTCAGTCCTGCAAGGAG GTCAACCTGGACTCCTACACACGAGAGCACACCAAGGAGAACCTGCAGAACATCACCCGCAGCTGCTTCGACCTCGCGCAGAAGAGGATTTATGGGCTCATGGAGAAGGACTCGTACCCCCGCTTCCTCCGCTCTGACTTGTACTTAGACATAATTAACCAGAAGAAAGGCAGCTCCCCACTGTAG